The Deinococcus betulae DNA segment GCGCCCTCTCGCCGGGGCTTGAGTGGCTCAGGCGTCGGGACCTTGTCTCAAGCAAAGGGAGTCTCAAGCAATAACTGAAAGCCGGTTGGCTGGGCTTGCTCTGAACCTCAGGCAAAACGGCGGAAAGTCGGTGATAACTCCGAGGGGGAGGGCACTGCTCTGGTTCCCCTGCGTACAGGCTGTAGCAGCGACGCCTCTGGTCAGCCGCAGGCACCAGCGCCCAACAACAAAGGCGGCGGGGCTTAGGAACCCGCCGCCTCTTCCTCCTGCTGTCAGTGCCGGAAGTGGCGCGACCCGGTGAACACCATGCTCAGGCCCAGTTCGTTGCAGGCGGCCACGACTTCGGGGTCCCGTTTGGCGCCGCCGGGTTGCAGAATGGCGCTGACCCCTGCGCGGGCCGCCAGGCGCACGACATCGTCGAAGGGGAAGAAGGCTTCGCTGGCCAGCACGGCGCCCTGCGCCCGCTCACCCGCGTTGGCCACAGCGCGCTCGGCGGCCCAGATGCGGCTGACAGCTCCGGCCCCCAGGCCCACAGTCACGCCCCCGCGGGCCAGCACTACGGCGTTGCTGCGGGCCTGCTTGACGGTGGCCCAGGCAAAGCGCAGGTCAAGCCACTCCTGCTCGGTGGGCTGGCGCTCCGTCACCACTTCGGGGCACAGGTCATCCCAGGGGCGGGTGTCACGCTCCTGCACGGCAAAGCCGCCGGTCAGGGGGCGCACGTCCAGCACGCTGACGCCCTGCGCCTGCGCGGCCACCAGCACGCGCAGGTCTGGTTTCTTCTCGGCAAACCAGGCTACGGCTTCGGGCGTGACTTCTGAGGCAATCAGCACTTCCAGAAAGGTGCCGCGCATGGCCTGGGCGGCCTCCAGCGTCACCGGGGCGCTGACGGCCACCACGCCTCCAAACACACTCAGGGTATCAGCGTCGCGGGCGCGTTCCCAGGCCACCTTCACGTCTGGGGCCAGGGCCACGCCGCAGGGGTTGGCGTGCTTGACCGCCACGCATACGGCCGCGTGGTCCGGCACCGCCGCTTCCTGCGCCGCCAGCTCCTGACACAGCGTCCAGGCGGCGTCGGCGTCGGCGTAATTGTTAAAACTCATGGGCTTGCCGCTCAGCACCTGGGCGTCCAGCACGGGGCCGCGCGCCTCGCCCAGTCGGTAGATTGCGCCGGGCTGGTGAGGGTTCTCGCCGTAGCGCACCTGCGCCGCTCGGGTCAGGTTCAGCGTCAGCCGTTCGGGCAGGGCCGTGGGCAGCTCGTCTGCCGCGCCTTCCAGATACGCAGTGATGGCCGCGTCATACTCGCTGGTGTGGCGGTAGGCTTTGGCGGCCAGGCGCTGACGGTCGGCGCTGCTCACCTCATCTTGCAGGGCCAGCGAGTAGTCAGCGGGGTCCACCAGCACCAGCACGCCTGCGTGATTCTTGGCCGCCGAGCGAATCATGGCGGGGCCGCCAATGTCAATGTTCTCAATGACCTCGTCAAACGCGGCCCCGCGCGCCACGGTCTCGCGGAAGGGATAGAGGTTGACGCAGACCAGGTCAATGGTGCCAATGTCGTGCTCGTCCAGCTGGGCCAGGTGAGCCTGCTCGCGCCGGGCCAGAATGCCGCCGTGGATGGCGGGGTGCAGGGTCTTGACGCGGCCGTCCAGCATCTCGGGAAAGCCAGTCACGTCGCTGACCTGCCGCGCCGGCACGCCGGCGTCCACGATGCTGCGGTAGGTGCCGCCGGTGCTCAGAATTTCCCAGCCACGCGCCGCGAGTTGCTGCGCGAACTCGGTGACGCCCGTCTTGTCGCTGACCGAAAGAAGTGCGCGCCGCCTGCCTGTCTGCTTGGCCCCGTCTGTCACTGTGTCCCCCTGTGGCCACTGCCCAGAAAAAAGGCAGGGCATGACCCAGGCGCGCGGTCAGCTGGCGTGTGCTTTCAGGGGCTTCCCCGTGGTCTGTCCACGTTGTGCGCCAGTCGCCCCCACGCCGGTACGGGCCGCAGCATACCGCTGGCCTGGGATCAGGCTGCTCGGCTGGGCTGGACAGTGCAGGCCGCACGGCAGCCAGGAAGGGGGCTATTAGGCGGTGTTCAGGTCAGCTGAGACAGATTTCGTCTGTTCCCTTCAGCCGCAGTGCGGGGACAGGTCATCCCATGTGGCCCTTCTGCCCCCGCCCTTTGCGGCTAGAAGAAGCTCTACACGCAATTGGAACCAGATGCGGCTCAGTTACTGTTGCCGCTGCCGTCGGGTGAGGGAGACAGGAGGGGGCTGGGGGCCGGCTCGGTGCCCAACAAGCGGCGCAGTTCGTCCAGCACGGCGCGTTCGCGGTCATTGACCTGCTCTCCACCAATGCCCAGAAAGCCCCCTTCCTTGGCGGCGTTCGCCACCTCGTCGGCCACTTTCAGGAGCAGGTGGCGGTAGGCGGCAGCGTCTTCTGGGCTGGTCTTGGCACTGACCAGCCACGCGGCCTGCCGCACCCCTTGCAGGCTCTGGTCGCGGGCGTCGTCCATGCTGGTGGCCGGTTCCGGCCGGGCCGTGCGCTCCGGGGCGGGGCCCAGCAGGTCAGCGGCCATCGCCTCCAGCAGTGGCGTGCGGCCCGGCGCGCTCAGGCCAGCGCGCACGGCCTGGGCCAGGGCCCGCCCCTCGGCCAGCAGGCCGGTGATGCCGCTAGGGCTGGCGGCCACCACAGCCGCGCCCGCCCGGCCAGGGCCGTTCATGACCGTGGTCCATTCCTCGGAGCTGAAATTATCCTTGATGCTCATACCTTCAGGGTAAACGTGGGGTCGGCTGAGGCGACTTGCGACTTCATTGACCGATGCCGTCCATGTCAGTGCTTGGTCCTCCTACCCCTGAGGCTGCCTCAGAGCCTCACTCGGTGTGAAGAGATCAGAGTGAAGCAGTCCCTAGCAGGGTCAGGCTGCACCCATGACCCAGACAAACCGCCGACCCTGATGGAGTCGGCGGAAGTGTCAGCCACAGCGCAGAAGTCCTGCCTAGCCTAGCAGGGCGCCGTTTCCGCCCCATGTTCTTGAGGCCCAGGCACCTCCAAGTGCAGCTGCGCCCAGTGGCCAATGGCGTCAATGACGCTTTGCAACTCCAGGCCAGCGGGGGTCAGGCTGTAGACGCTGCGCGCCAGCTTGCCGTGGCTGTCCTCGGTGCGCTTGTCAATCAGGCTCAGCTGTTCCAGGTGTTCCAGGCGCTGCGTCAGGGTTGCGCTGTTGCAGCCGCCAACGGCGCGGGCCAGTTCGTTAAACCCCTTTTCCCCGCTCAGCAGGGCGCGCACGATATGCAGCACCCATTTTTCCTGCAACACCCCGATGGCCCGGTAAATCGGGCAAAAACCAGTGTGTTCCGTGCTCATGCCTAAAGTTTACACGCCAGCACTGACTGAATCATGACGGAAGACACACCGCTTGACTTTTCAAAGCACTCGGAATAACCTCCTGCCTATGACTGCAACCGCCACCAGAGCCCTGAGCGTCCAAGAAGCCATCGAGACCCGCCGCAGCATCCGCAAGTACGTGCAAGAGCCCCTGAACCAGGACGACCTGCGCGAAATCCTGCGCCTCGCCAGCCTGGCCCCCAGCGCCTGGAACGCCCAGACCTGGCGCTTTGCCGTGGTGCAGAACCCCGAACTCCAGGCCAAGCTGCAAGACGCCGCCTACGGCCAGGGCCAGGTCACGAACGCGCCCGCCGTCATCGTGGTCTACAGCGACATGGAAGACACCCTGAACACCGTGGAAGACACCGCTCACCCCGGCATGGGTGAGCAGGGCCGCACCGGCCAGCGCGCCACCTTTGACAACGTGTTCGGCAGCCAGCCCGTCGCGCAGCGCGGCGCCTGGGGCCTGAGCCAGGCCAACATCGCCTTTGGCTTCCTGATGCTGGCCGCCCGCAGCCTGGGCTACGACACCGTGCCCATGCTGGGCTTCCAGCCCGACAAGGTCAAAGAAATCCTGGGCCTGCCCGAGCACGTTCAGTTTGCCGGCCTGCTGCCCCTGGGCAAGCGCGCCGAAGACGGCTTCCCCCACCACCGCCACAGCGTCGAGCGCATCACCAAGTTCTACTAACCCCACACGGGAGGTCCGGGCCCACGCTCGTGGGCGCCTCCCAGCCAGTGACAGCTCGTTCCCACCTGTGGGGGCGGGTTTTGCTGTTTGCTGTCTCCATGAGTCATGCCATTACGGTACAGGTCTACGGCGGCCCCGAAGTCCTGACCTGGCAGGGAGCGCCCGTTGCCGCAGCCGGGCCCAGGGCAGGTGCGGGTGCGTGTTGAGGCCACGGGCGTCAATTACGCCGATGTTCTGGCCCGCCGGGGCGGGTATGGGCCAGGTGGACGGCTCCCCTTTGTGCCAGGGCTTGACGCGGCTGGGGTGGTGGACGCCCTGGGTGAAGACGTCACGGGCCTGGCGGTGGGGCAGCGGGTGGCGTGCTTCACCATTGGCGGCAGCTACGCCACCGAGGTGCTGGCCCCGGCCACCTTCTGTTTGCCTCTGGCTGATGAAGGGCTGCCGAGCAGGGCGCGGCACTGGTGGCCCTTTCGACCGCTGACGGGGTCTTGCAGGCTGCCGACCTTCAGCCCAGCGAAACGGTGTTGATTCACGCGGCGGGGGGAGGGGTCGGTCACCTGGCGGTGCAACTGGCCCTGGGCCGGGGCGCGCAGGTGCTGGCGGTGGTGGGCGACGAGGGCCGCGCCGAGTTCGTGCGGGGACTGGGGGCAGGGGTGGTAATTCACCGCCACAGTCAAGACTTCGCCGCCGAGGTGCTGGCCCATACCGAGGGACGCGGCGCCGACGTGATTCTGGATTCCATCGGGGGCGACACCGCCGAGCGGGGCCTGACCTGCCTGGCCCGGTTTGGCCGCCTGGTGACGTTCGGACACGCGGGCGGTCGCCCTGGCCTGCTGCCCACCGCGCCACTGCACCGCGAAGGCCGCTCTGTTATCGGGTACTCAAACGGCACCCTGCGCCAGCACCGCTCTGACCAGGCCCGCCGCGTGGCCCAGGCGGCGCTGGACACCCTGGCGCGGGGCGAGGTGCGCGTTCACAGCGGCCTGCGGTTACCACTGGCCCAGGCCGCCGAGGCCCACCGGCAAGCCGAGGCCGGCGGCGTGAGCGGCCGTATAACGCTGCTGGCCTGAGTGAAGTCTTGCGTGCGATTGAGGCTTTTCCTGGGTCGCAAGTGGACAGGTGGACAGCCAGAGCGGCTCGGACGAACGAAGAGCCGTTACAGTCAGCAGCCAGCTTGGAAGAGACGGGTTTGCTTCTTGCCTCAGGGGTCAACGAAATAACCACTCAAGGCGTAGACGGCCACCCCC contains these protein-coding regions:
- a CDS encoding winged helix-turn-helix transcriptional regulator is translated as MSTEHTGFCPIYRAIGVLQEKWVLHIVRALLSGEKGFNELARAVGGCNSATLTQRLEHLEQLSLIDKRTEDSHGKLARSVYSLTPAGLELQSVIDAIGHWAQLHLEVPGPQEHGAETAPC
- the purH gene encoding bifunctional phosphoribosylaminoimidazolecarboxamide formyltransferase/IMP cyclohydrolase; protein product: MTDGAKQTGRRRALLSVSDKTGVTEFAQQLAARGWEILSTGGTYRSIVDAGVPARQVSDVTGFPEMLDGRVKTLHPAIHGGILARREQAHLAQLDEHDIGTIDLVCVNLYPFRETVARGAAFDEVIENIDIGGPAMIRSAAKNHAGVLVLVDPADYSLALQDEVSSADRQRLAAKAYRHTSEYDAAITAYLEGAADELPTALPERLTLNLTRAAQVRYGENPHQPGAIYRLGEARGPVLDAQVLSGKPMSFNNYADADAAWTLCQELAAQEAAVPDHAAVCVAVKHANPCGVALAPDVKVAWERARDADTLSVFGGVVAVSAPVTLEAAQAMRGTFLEVLIASEVTPEAVAWFAEKKPDLRVLVAAQAQGVSVLDVRPLTGGFAVQERDTRPWDDLCPEVVTERQPTEQEWLDLRFAWATVKQARSNAVVLARGGVTVGLGAGAVSRIWAAERAVANAGERAQGAVLASEAFFPFDDVVRLAARAGVSAILQPGGAKRDPEVVAACNELGLSMVFTGSRHFRH
- a CDS encoding nitroreductase family protein, with the translated sequence MTATATRALSVQEAIETRRSIRKYVQEPLNQDDLREILRLASLAPSAWNAQTWRFAVVQNPELQAKLQDAAYGQGQVTNAPAVIVVYSDMEDTLNTVEDTAHPGMGEQGRTGQRATFDNVFGSQPVAQRGAWGLSQANIAFGFLMLAARSLGYDTVPMLGFQPDKVKEILGLPEHVQFAGLLPLGKRAEDGFPHHRHSVERITKFY
- a CDS encoding quinone oxidoreductase family protein; protein product: MQAADLQPSETVLIHAAGGGVGHLAVQLALGRGAQVLAVVGDEGRAEFVRGLGAGVVIHRHSQDFAAEVLAHTEGRGADVILDSIGGDTAERGLTCLARFGRLVTFGHAGGRPGLLPTAPLHREGRSVIGYSNGTLRQHRSDQARRVAQAALDTLARGEVRVHSGLRLPLAQAAEAHRQAEAGGVSGRITLLA
- a CDS encoding alcohol dehydrogenase catalytic domain-containing protein; the encoded protein is MPQPGPGQVRVRVEATGVNYADVLARRGGYGPGGRLPFVPGLDAAGVVDALGEDVTGLAVGQRVACFTIGGSYATEVLAPATFCLPLADEGLPSRARHWWPFRPLTGSCRLPTFSPAKRC